The following are encoded together in the Opitutus sp. ER46 genome:
- the pgtP gene encoding phosphoglycerate transporter protein PgtP codes for MIDESKSASNPASGRAGAAQPTGRLAAPSGSTSRRLPFGLHLLQPAPLQPRVPAAQVPGLYRRLRLQVFVGIFLGYASYYLVRNNLALAIPSILKEHPEYTKAMLGTALTGLSLAYGLSKFLMGSVSDRSNPRYFLPLGLLLSCVIMAASGMFKALYASFALIIILQFINGWVQGMGWPPCGKTMVHWWSTKERGLTVSLWNVAHNVGGGLVAWFATLGVAWFNDWGATFYFNALIAAVVAFLVWGLMRDTPQSCGLPPIEEYRQDYPPGYSADHERTFTFKEIFFGHVLNNGALWAIAVANAFVYFVRYGVVNWIPTYLETQKGFSFKDSSVGWLLFEFAAIPGTIVCGWVSDKVFKGRRAPATILFMALTLVGVLVYWGNLHGPRWIDYAALTAIGFLIYGPVMLIGLHALDLVPKKAAGTAAGFTGFFGYVFGSAIAGTGVGWIADKFGWRGVFISMVACCVLTMVCSAVTLFQKPKAA; via the coding sequence ATGATCGACGAATCCAAATCGGCGTCCAACCCGGCCTCGGGCCGGGCGGGCGCCGCCCAGCCGACCGGCCGCCTTGCGGCGCCGTCGGGCAGTACGTCCAGGAGGCTTCCCTTTGGCCTGCATCTCCTCCAACCCGCGCCCCTGCAACCGCGCGTGCCGGCGGCGCAGGTGCCCGGGCTTTATCGACGGCTGCGCCTGCAGGTGTTCGTCGGCATCTTCCTGGGCTACGCCTCGTATTATCTCGTCCGCAACAACCTCGCCCTGGCGATCCCGAGCATCCTCAAGGAGCACCCGGAGTACACCAAGGCGATGCTCGGCACCGCGCTCACGGGCCTGTCGCTCGCGTATGGGTTGTCGAAGTTCCTGATGGGTTCGGTCTCCGACCGGAGCAACCCGCGGTATTTCCTGCCGCTGGGCCTGCTGCTGTCCTGCGTCATCATGGCGGCGTCGGGCATGTTCAAGGCGCTCTACGCGTCCTTCGCCTTGATCATCATCCTGCAGTTTATCAACGGCTGGGTGCAGGGCATGGGCTGGCCTCCGTGCGGCAAGACCATGGTGCACTGGTGGAGCACCAAGGAGCGCGGTCTCACCGTCTCGCTCTGGAACGTGGCGCACAACGTCGGCGGCGGCTTGGTCGCCTGGTTCGCCACGCTGGGCGTCGCCTGGTTCAACGACTGGGGCGCGACCTTCTATTTCAATGCGCTGATCGCCGCCGTGGTGGCCTTCCTCGTGTGGGGCCTGATGCGCGACACGCCGCAATCCTGCGGGCTGCCGCCGATCGAGGAGTACCGGCAGGACTATCCGCCGGGCTATTCGGCCGATCACGAACGCACGTTCACCTTCAAGGAGATCTTCTTCGGCCACGTGCTGAACAACGGCGCGCTCTGGGCCATCGCGGTCGCCAACGCCTTCGTGTACTTCGTGCGCTACGGCGTGGTGAACTGGATCCCCACGTACCTCGAGACGCAGAAGGGATTCTCGTTCAAGGACTCCAGCGTGGGCTGGCTGCTCTTCGAGTTCGCCGCGATCCCCGGCACCATCGTCTGCGGCTGGGTTTCCGACAAGGTCTTCAAGGGCCGCCGCGCCCCGGCCACGATCCTCTTCATGGCGCTCACGCTCGTGGGCGTGCTGGTCTACTGGGGCAATCTCCACGGTCCGCGCTGGATCGACTACGCCGCGCTCACCGCGATCGGTTTCCTGATCTACGGCCCGGTGATGCTCATCGGCCTGCACGCGCTCGATCTCGTGCCCAAGAAGGCCGCCGGCACCGCGGCCGGCTTCACCGGCTTCTTCGGCTACGTCTTCGGCTCGGCCATCGCCGGCACCGGCGTGGGCTGGATCGCCGACAAGTTCGGCTGGCGCGGCGTGTTCATCTCCATGGTCGCCTGCTGCGTTCTCACGATGGTCTGCAGCGCCGTGACCCTCTTCCAGAAGCCGAAGGCCGCGTGA
- a CDS encoding phage regulatory CII family protein, producing the protein MHSHEVMKEVLKKTSAKQIAADMGLSLSLIYKWAEPPDGESGASSPLERVGQMIRITRDPQLAQWVCEQAGGFFIRNPHLLPPTRPLIPITNDIVQEFADMLATIAVSSSDNVITKEEARNIRRRWEELKTVTEGFVTAAESGTFTPPVEPKADGKADGKPAVKPVERR; encoded by the coding sequence ATGCACTCCCACGAGGTGATGAAGGAGGTCCTCAAGAAAACCAGCGCGAAGCAGATTGCCGCGGACATGGGTCTGTCGCTCTCGCTCATCTACAAGTGGGCGGAGCCGCCGGACGGGGAGAGTGGCGCGAGCAGCCCGCTGGAGCGGGTGGGGCAGATGATTCGCATCACGCGGGATCCGCAGCTGGCGCAGTGGGTTTGCGAGCAGGCGGGGGGCTTCTTCATTCGGAATCCGCATTTGCTGCCCCCGACGCGCCCCCTGATCCCAATCACCAACGACATTGTGCAGGAGTTCGCGGACATGCTGGCGACGATCGCGGTGTCGTCGTCGGACAACGTGATCACGAAGGAGGAGGCGAGGAACATCCGCCGCCGGTGGGAGGAGCTGAAGACCGTGACGGAGGGATTCGTCACCGCAGCGGAGAGCGGGACGTTTACGCCGCCGGTGGAGCCGAAGGCCGACGGAAAGGCGGACGGGAAACCGGCCGTGAAGCCGGTCGAGCGGCGCTGA
- a CDS encoding sigma-70 family RNA polymerase sigma factor, which yields MPEDPEQAGWFCQFLQPHEAMLRSWLKSRFPGADVDDIIQEAYVRVLAARATTPMDSPKAFLFATARNLALGRLRHERVAGQGGLAEIDADGILDDGADVSESVARAQELEILTQAIQSLPTRCRQIITLRKIYGLSQKEVAARLGIAEHTVEAQGTIGLRKIAEYFERLERARPPRHG from the coding sequence ATGCCGGAAGACCCCGAACAAGCCGGCTGGTTCTGCCAGTTCCTGCAGCCGCATGAGGCGATGCTGCGGAGCTGGCTGAAAAGCCGGTTTCCGGGGGCCGACGTCGACGACATCATCCAGGAGGCGTACGTCCGGGTCCTCGCGGCCCGGGCCACCACGCCCATGGATTCGCCCAAGGCCTTCCTCTTCGCCACGGCGCGCAACCTCGCGCTCGGGCGGCTGCGGCACGAACGGGTGGCCGGGCAGGGCGGTTTAGCGGAAATCGATGCGGACGGTATCTTGGATGATGGCGCGGACGTCAGTGAGTCCGTCGCCCGTGCCCAGGAACTCGAAATCTTGACCCAAGCCATCCAGTCGCTGCCGACGCGTTGCCGGCAGATCATCACTCTCCGCAAGATCTACGGCCTCTCGCAGAAGGAGGTCGCGGCGCGACTCGGGATTGCGGAGCACACCGTCGAGGCGCAGGGCACGATTGGCCTCCGCAAGATCGCCGAGTATTTTGAGCGCCTGGAAAGGGCGCGTCCTCCCCGCCATGGCTGA
- a CDS encoding FecR domain-containing protein: MAESPSFDRDAARIADEAAAWVLRVDRGLSPPEQDAYSEWLAQDPRHGQQIARFRRHWQRLDALAQWRPEHSAQPNPDLLSPPLRRRVLRFWPAAATLAAAAIVAALWLPRPVATPHPAAPRVVAANPAAPAEPVMRPIVPSEGERVLPDGSRVELNRDATITTQFTATERRVVLERGEAHFTVQKDPARPFFVVARGLEVRAVGTAFNVRVDAAVVEVLVTHGRVQLEQPTAAENAPGRREPVALDVRQRAVVALTAPAAPQVATLTAGEIARVMAWQHRLLDFTAVPLREVVDEFNRRNVVQLVLDPALATLRVSAAIRSDNVEGFVHLLEAGFGVRIERRSDSEIVLRPPE, encoded by the coding sequence ATGGCTGAGTCACCTTCCTTCGATCGCGACGCCGCCCGCATCGCCGATGAGGCGGCGGCGTGGGTGCTGCGCGTCGACCGCGGGCTCTCCCCGCCGGAGCAGGACGCTTATTCGGAGTGGCTGGCGCAGGATCCGCGGCATGGGCAACAGATCGCGCGTTTCCGCCGGCACTGGCAGCGGCTCGATGCGCTCGCCCAATGGCGGCCCGAGCACAGCGCCCAGCCCAATCCCGACCTGCTTTCGCCGCCGCTGCGCCGCCGCGTCCTGCGCTTCTGGCCCGCCGCCGCGACGCTTGCCGCCGCCGCGATCGTGGCCGCCCTTTGGCTGCCGCGTCCCGTGGCCACGCCGCACCCCGCGGCCCCGCGGGTCGTGGCCGCGAATCCCGCCGCGCCTGCGGAGCCGGTGATGCGGCCGATCGTGCCCAGCGAGGGGGAGCGCGTGCTGCCCGACGGCTCGCGCGTCGAACTCAACCGCGACGCGACCATCACCACCCAGTTCACGGCGACCGAGCGTCGCGTGGTGCTGGAGCGCGGCGAAGCTCATTTCACGGTGCAAAAAGACCCGGCCCGGCCGTTCTTTGTCGTGGCCCGGGGACTCGAGGTGCGCGCGGTCGGTACCGCCTTCAACGTGCGCGTTGACGCCGCCGTGGTGGAAGTGCTCGTGACGCACGGCCGCGTGCAACTCGAGCAACCGACGGCCGCCGAGAACGCGCCGGGGCGACGGGAGCCAGTCGCCCTCGACGTGCGGCAGCGCGCGGTGGTCGCGCTGACGGCGCCGGCGGCGCCGCAGGTGGCCACACTGACGGCCGGGGAGATTGCCCGGGTCATGGCCTGGCAGCATCGGCTGCTCGATTTCACCGCCGTGCCGCTGCGCGAGGTCGTCGACGAGTTCAACCGCCGCAACGTGGTGCAACTCGTCCTGGACCCTGCGCTCGCCACGCTCCGCGTCAGCGCCGCCATCCGCTCGGACAACGTCGAAGGCTTCGTGCACCTGCTCGAGGCCGGCTTCGGTGTCCGCATCGAACGGCGGAGCGACAGCGAGATCGTGCTGCGGCCGCCGGAATGA
- a CDS encoding TonB-dependent receptor translates to MTTPQRCWLILALTLALPVAAQTAPATEPAKPAAAPNEAEPTIQLEAFTVTGSNIRRLDAETAMPISVIDRAELDARGATTMADLFETMGAAEISGITEINNGPQLARGDVASIDLRGLGSGSTLVLINGRRMAPHPISMAENGVPSLAANINVVPRTLVDRVEVLRDGASAVYGADAAAGVVNNYVSRSFVGAGITLRGSMTQHGGANETGVSAYEGFKKGKTHISVSADYYHRDALAASQREYSRYADQRTRPDMPAPWTGQPMVDAAGTTVRDNDFNNSNSVNQWGQWQRGFIQSNYLDFIGSRPDKNVGISTSTTPPAGVATMAKDGMFYLYPTADGGVSFKQSAPSKNIDSAENATYSNWNRWKMLIPATDRFQFSTFIDRPLTENVSAFGDLMFYSAYSRTGREPVNFKDSDDQGIYLPKENPYNPFGVRFYHPTGAPNADGTPRLVGTPADVTMPTGVSPGQNEGYGFKPRVTEVFSYAWRALGGVRGKLWDNWEWETALLASGAQTHEYEHFQVRESRLRYALARTDATAFNPFPVTFKIVNNQVVVDQKYTNPTALTDSLYDDEDRFGRTTLLMWDAKINGQLWQLFRGGNIGFASGVEVRYENYADKRAVYSGVNPPGSGASYPYLRENDNDFLALSMNIPISAHQTIYAAYAETALPFITPANRIPFVNSLEVSLAGRYENFSIFGDTLKPKASGIWKPVSWIKVRGSIAESFRAPNLVQTNISPLKRQFSSDDPYRYPVTALPEDSSMQRTSYRMGNQNLQPEEAQTWSSGVVVEVPKIRGLSLTFDYFKINQNKVIENLGAGASIDRDETYLDLATQAALASGKSIDQIDLGSGTAGYQGFDRVTRAAVTDEDRALFAAYNAKQTSNAAKRAVVGKIISVRDDYINLSGRDIQGYEFGVQYRTPKTPYGTFTFNGEATHYVVRKSQSEEGAIPLDELSRNGRAKWRANASLSWRKAPWGAGWFASYFGSFVDTSAATTEAVYRALGGPSYISTFNDNGIVKYYLRVDPYIQHNVWVSYNFKGKRFGWVSGTTMKVSLNNVFDTDPPLADEQYGYRTSAANPRGRQIAMELSKKF, encoded by the coding sequence ATGACTACACCCCAACGTTGCTGGTTGATTCTGGCCCTTACCCTTGCCTTGCCCGTCGCCGCGCAGACTGCGCCCGCGACGGAGCCAGCCAAGCCCGCGGCCGCACCCAACGAGGCCGAGCCGACAATCCAGCTGGAAGCGTTTACCGTGACCGGCTCGAATATCCGCCGCCTCGATGCTGAAACCGCCATGCCGATCTCGGTGATCGACCGGGCGGAACTCGATGCCCGCGGCGCCACGACCATGGCCGACCTGTTTGAGACCATGGGCGCCGCCGAAATCTCCGGGATCACGGAGATCAACAACGGCCCGCAGCTGGCCCGTGGCGACGTCGCCTCGATCGACCTGCGCGGCCTCGGCTCCGGCAGCACGCTCGTGCTGATCAATGGTCGCCGCATGGCTCCGCACCCGATCTCGATGGCGGAAAACGGCGTTCCCTCCCTCGCCGCCAACATCAACGTCGTGCCCCGCACGCTCGTCGATCGCGTCGAGGTCCTGCGCGACGGCGCTTCCGCCGTCTACGGCGCTGACGCCGCCGCCGGCGTCGTGAACAATTATGTCTCCCGCTCCTTCGTTGGTGCCGGCATTACGCTGCGCGGCTCGATGACCCAGCATGGTGGCGCCAACGAGACCGGCGTTTCGGCCTACGAGGGATTTAAGAAGGGCAAGACCCACATTTCGGTTTCGGCGGACTACTACCACCGCGATGCCCTGGCCGCCTCGCAGCGGGAGTATTCGCGCTATGCCGACCAGCGCACCCGGCCCGACATGCCTGCCCCGTGGACCGGTCAGCCGATGGTCGACGCCGCCGGCACGACCGTGCGCGACAACGACTTCAACAACAGCAACAGCGTCAATCAGTGGGGCCAGTGGCAGCGCGGCTTCATCCAGTCCAACTACCTGGATTTCATCGGCTCCCGCCCCGACAAGAACGTCGGCATCAGCACGAGCACCACGCCGCCCGCTGGTGTCGCCACCATGGCGAAGGACGGCATGTTCTACCTTTATCCGACCGCCGATGGCGGTGTGAGCTTCAAGCAGAGCGCGCCCTCCAAGAACATCGACAGCGCGGAGAACGCCACCTACTCGAACTGGAACCGCTGGAAGATGCTGATCCCGGCCACCGACCGCTTCCAGTTCTCCACCTTCATCGACCGCCCCCTCACTGAGAACGTGAGCGCGTTTGGCGACCTGATGTTCTACTCGGCCTACAGCCGCACCGGCCGCGAGCCCGTGAACTTCAAGGACTCGGATGATCAGGGCATCTACCTGCCGAAGGAGAATCCCTACAACCCGTTCGGTGTCCGCTTCTATCACCCGACCGGCGCGCCGAATGCCGATGGCACCCCGCGCCTTGTTGGCACGCCGGCCGACGTCACGATGCCGACCGGTGTCTCGCCCGGGCAGAATGAGGGCTATGGCTTCAAGCCCCGCGTGACCGAGGTCTTCTCCTATGCCTGGCGTGCCCTCGGCGGCGTCCGCGGCAAGCTCTGGGACAACTGGGAGTGGGAGACCGCCCTCCTGGCCTCCGGTGCCCAGACCCACGAGTACGAGCATTTCCAGGTCCGTGAGTCGCGGTTGCGCTACGCGCTGGCCCGCACCGACGCGACGGCCTTCAACCCGTTCCCCGTCACGTTCAAGATCGTCAACAACCAGGTCGTGGTGGACCAGAAGTACACCAATCCGACGGCGCTGACGGACTCCCTGTACGATGACGAAGACCGCTTCGGCCGCACGACGCTCCTGATGTGGGACGCCAAGATCAACGGCCAGCTCTGGCAGCTGTTCCGCGGCGGCAATATCGGTTTCGCGAGCGGCGTCGAGGTGCGCTACGAGAACTACGCCGACAAGCGCGCCGTGTATTCCGGCGTGAACCCCCCGGGTTCCGGTGCCTCGTATCCGTACCTGCGCGAGAACGACAACGACTTCCTGGCGCTGAGCATGAACATCCCGATCAGCGCCCACCAGACGATCTACGCGGCCTACGCCGAGACGGCGCTGCCGTTCATCACGCCCGCGAATCGCATTCCGTTCGTCAACTCGCTCGAAGTTTCGCTCGCCGGCCGTTACGAGAATTTCTCGATCTTCGGCGACACGCTGAAGCCGAAGGCCAGCGGCATCTGGAAGCCCGTGAGCTGGATCAAGGTTCGTGGCTCGATCGCCGAGTCCTTCCGCGCTCCCAACCTCGTCCAGACGAACATCTCCCCGCTCAAGCGGCAGTTCAGCTCCGACGACCCGTACCGCTATCCGGTTACCGCGCTCCCCGAGGACAGCTCGATGCAGCGCACCAGCTATCGCATGGGTAACCAGAACCTGCAGCCGGAAGAGGCGCAGACCTGGTCCTCCGGCGTGGTCGTCGAAGTCCCGAAGATCCGCGGCCTGTCGCTGACCTTCGATTACTTCAAAATCAACCAGAACAAGGTCATCGAGAACCTCGGCGCCGGCGCCTCCATCGACCGCGACGAGACCTACCTCGACCTCGCAACGCAGGCGGCCCTCGCCTCCGGCAAGAGCATCGACCAGATCGACCTCGGTTCCGGCACCGCCGGCTACCAGGGCTTCGATCGCGTCACCCGTGCCGCCGTCACCGACGAGGACCGTGCGCTGTTTGCCGCCTACAATGCCAAGCAGACGTCCAACGCCGCCAAGCGCGCGGTGGTTGGCAAGATCATCAGCGTCCGCGACGACTACATCAACCTGAGCGGCCGCGACATCCAGGGCTACGAGTTCGGCGTGCAGTACCGCACCCCGAAGACCCCGTACGGCACCTTCACGTTCAACGGCGAGGCCACGCACTACGTCGTGCGCAAGTCGCAGTCCGAAGAGGGCGCGATTCCGCTCGACGAGCTCTCCCGCAACGGCCGCGCCAAGTGGCGCGCCAACGCCTCGCTCTCGTGGCGCAAGGCCCCGTGGGGCGCCGGCTGGTTCGCGAGCTACTTCGGCTCCTTCGTTGATACGTCGGCCGCGACCACCGAGGCCGTGTACCGCGCGCTGGGTGGCCCGAGCTACATCAGCACCTTCAACGACAACGGCATCGTCAAGTACTACCTCCGCGTCGATCCCTACATCCAGCACAACGTCTGGGTTTCCTATAACTTCAAAGGCAAGCGCTTCGGCTGGGTGAGCGGCACGACGATGAAGGTTAGCCTCAACAACGTCTTCGACACCGATCCGCCGCTGGCCGACGAGCAGTACGGCTACCGTACCAGCGCGGCCAATCCGCGTGGTCGGCAGATCGCGATGGAGCTTTCCAAGAAGTTCTAA
- a CDS encoding glycerophosphodiester phosphodiesterase — protein sequence MIKRILPLVLAGLALTSTGRAVDIVAHRGASYDAPENTLASNRLAWEQGTDVVETDIYLTKDGQLVVLHDKNTKRTTGQELVPAQSTLDELRALDAGSWKGPQFKGEKLPTFEEQIALIPAGKRMFVEIKVGPEIVPAIARCLKKTGATPKMITFISFNYDALKAVREELPEYKTQYLAGYKAPDSAPAKKSKKPAKPQPTIDEVIAQAKAAGFTGLDLQSTWPLTPADVKKIKDAGLELHVWTVDDPEVAKHWVQLGTESITTNRPGWLRAQLKG from the coding sequence ATGATCAAGCGCATTCTCCCCCTCGTTCTCGCCGGCCTGGCGCTCACCTCCACCGGCCGCGCGGTCGATATCGTTGCCCATCGTGGCGCCTCGTACGACGCGCCCGAAAACACCCTCGCCTCCAACCGCCTCGCCTGGGAGCAGGGGACCGATGTCGTCGAGACCGACATTTACCTGACCAAGGACGGGCAACTCGTGGTCCTGCACGACAAGAACACGAAGCGGACGACCGGACAGGAGCTGGTGCCGGCCCAGAGCACGCTCGACGAGCTTCGCGCGCTCGACGCCGGTTCCTGGAAGGGCCCGCAGTTCAAGGGCGAGAAGCTCCCGACGTTTGAGGAACAGATCGCGCTCATCCCGGCCGGGAAGCGGATGTTCGTCGAGATCAAGGTGGGGCCCGAGATCGTCCCCGCGATCGCCCGCTGTCTCAAGAAGACCGGCGCGACGCCGAAGATGATCACATTCATTTCCTTCAACTACGACGCGCTGAAGGCCGTCCGGGAGGAGCTGCCGGAGTACAAGACGCAGTACCTCGCGGGCTACAAGGCGCCGGACTCCGCGCCGGCCAAGAAGTCGAAAAAGCCCGCCAAGCCGCAGCCGACCATTGACGAGGTCATCGCCCAGGCGAAAGCCGCCGGCTTCACCGGCCTCGATCTCCAGTCTACCTGGCCGCTCACGCCGGCCGACGTGAAGAAGATTAAGGACGCCGGCCTCGAGCTGCATGTCTGGACGGTCGACGACCCGGAGGTTGCCAAACACTGGGTCCAGCTCGGCACCGAGAGCATCACGACGAATCGCCCGGGCTGGCTGCGGGCCCAGCTCAAGGGCTGA
- a CDS encoding sugar-binding domain-containing protein, whose protein sequence is MPKKVIYPDEILRMAATLYHIDGLGQQEVAALVHVSQTKVSRLLAIAQERGIVKVSVEQYNARDARLEADLKQRFGLLDAAVIKTAKPVTAEAARQTVGHFGAPFVASLLPSPGVLALGGGRSIFEVVNRLRRSDQHRLTVVQAMGSIDSNISSVDALELGRTIVKLWGGEFLTLSTPAFAPDKKTRDAFLASAQIRSVWQRLKKADAALVGVGPLEQTIYVERGVLNSTDADQLRAAGAVGEICGRFFDRNGRECNSPWRTRALSVELDCLRKVPQVVGVAAGPERAPAVAAAMRGGLLKALLIDDSGARALLAM, encoded by the coding sequence ATGCCGAAGAAAGTCATCTACCCCGACGAAATCCTGCGGATGGCCGCGACGCTCTACCACATCGACGGCCTGGGCCAGCAGGAAGTCGCGGCTCTCGTCCACGTCTCGCAGACCAAGGTGTCGCGCCTGCTCGCCATTGCCCAGGAGCGCGGGATCGTGAAGGTATCGGTCGAGCAGTACAACGCCCGCGACGCCCGGCTCGAGGCCGACCTCAAGCAGCGCTTCGGCCTGCTCGACGCCGCCGTGATCAAGACCGCCAAGCCGGTCACCGCCGAGGCCGCCCGCCAGACCGTCGGCCATTTCGGCGCCCCCTTCGTCGCCTCCCTCCTGCCCAGCCCCGGCGTCCTCGCGCTCGGTGGAGGCCGCAGCATCTTCGAGGTCGTGAACCGCCTCCGGCGCTCCGACCAGCACCGGCTCACCGTCGTGCAGGCCATGGGGAGCATCGACTCCAACATTTCCTCCGTCGACGCCCTCGAACTCGGCCGCACCATCGTCAAGCTCTGGGGCGGCGAGTTTCTCACCCTCAGCACACCCGCGTTCGCGCCGGACAAGAAGACCCGCGACGCCTTCCTGGCCTCCGCCCAGATCCGCTCGGTCTGGCAGCGGCTCAAGAAGGCCGACGCCGCCCTCGTGGGCGTGGGCCCGCTCGAGCAGACAATCTACGTCGAGCGCGGCGTCCTCAACTCCACCGACGCCGACCAGCTGCGCGCCGCCGGCGCCGTGGGCGAGATTTGCGGCCGGTTCTTCGATCGCAACGGCCGCGAGTGCAACTCCCCCTGGCGCACCCGCGCCCTCAGCGTCGAGCTCGACTGCCTCCGCAAGGTTCCCCAAGTCGTCGGCGTCGCCGCTGGCCCGGAACGCGCCCCCGCCGTTGCCGCCGCCATGCGCGGCGGCCTGCTCAAGGCGCTCCTGATCGACGACAGCGGCGCACGCGCCCTGCTTGCGATGTAG